Proteins co-encoded in one Perca flavescens isolate YP-PL-M2 chromosome 11, PFLA_1.0, whole genome shotgun sequence genomic window:
- the acvr1c gene encoding activin receptor type-1C, with protein MLIDGKEETDKSCLSPSKLKGQVFCYSSRNVSKRNCCFTDFCNNETLHLHPGTPGWSRLQLSVLILVPSCLLCVGILLGVFVVQGRRCAYSRARKQDQEEPLDDQMLMSTDKSLKDLIYDMSTSGSGSGLPLLVQRTIARTIVLQETIGKGRFGEVWRGRWRGEDVAVKIFSSRDERSWFREAEIYQTIMLRHENILGFIAADNKDNGSWTQLWLVSEYHEHGSLYDYLNRYTVSLEGMIVLALSIASGLAHLHMEIIGTQGKPAIAHRDLKSKNVLVKKNGTAVIADLGLAVKHDSSTNSIDMPSNHRVGTKRYMAPEILDETINITSFESFKRADIYSLGLVFWELARRCSVRGLHEDFQLPYYDLVPSDPTIEDMRKVVCEQKLRPNVPNQWQSCEALRVMGKLMRECWHANPAARLTALRVKKTVSQLSAIKDVKD; from the exons ATGCTGATTGACGGGAAGGAGGAGACGGACAAGTCCTGCCTGTCGCCCTCTAAGTTGAAGGGCCAGGTCTTTTGCTACAGCTCCCGAAATGTCTCCAAGAGGAACTGCTGCTTCACTGACTTCTGCAACAATGAGACTCTGCACTTACACCCAGGTACA CCTGGCTGGAGCAGGCTGCAGCTCTCTGTGTTGATCCTGGTTCCCTCCTGCCTGTTGTGTGTGGGGATCCTGCTCGGTGTGTTCGTTGTGCAGGGCCGCCGCTGTGCCTACAGCAGAGCCCGCAAGCAGGACCAAGAGGAGCCTCTGGATGACCAGATGCTAATGTCCACTGACAAAAGTCTTAAAGACCTCATCTATGACATGAGCACCTCAGGCTCTGGATCAG GTCTGCCACTGCTGGTCCAGCGAACTATAGCTCGGACCATTGTCCTGCAGGAGACCATTGGGAAAGGTCGGTTTGGTGAAGTGTGGCGGGGAAGGTGGCGAGGAGAAGATGTGGCGGTGAAGATCTTCTCCTCAAGGGACGAGAGATCATGGTTTCGTGAAGCAGAGATTTATCAGACAATCATGCTCAGACATGAGAACATTTTGGGCTTCATTGCTGCTGACAACAAAG ATAATGGCTCATGGACCCAGCTCTGGTTGGTGTCAGAGTACCATGAGCATGGCTCTCTGTATGACTACCTGAACAGGTACACAGTCTCCTTGGAAGGCATGATCGTCCTCGCTCTGTCCATAGCCAGTGGGCTGGCGCATCTCCACATGGAAATCATTGGAACACAGG GGAAACCTGCCATTGCTCACAGGGATCTAAAGTCTAAAAATGTCCTGGTGAAGAAGAACGGCACGGCAGTCATTGCGGATTTGGGCTTGGCTGTGAAACACGACTCAAGCACCAACTCCATTGACATGCCGTCCAACCACAGAGTGGGAACCAAGCG GTACATGGCCCCAGAAATCCTGGATGAGACAATCAATATAACTAGCTTTGAGTCATTCAAGAGGGCGGATATCTACTCGCTAGGTCTGGTGTTCTGGGAACTAGCCCGAAGATGCTCTGTTAGAG GACTTCATGAAGATTTCCAGCTCCCTTATTACGACCTGGTGCCTTCGGATCCGACCATCGAGGACATGAGGAAGGTGGTGTGTGAGCAGAAACTCAGACCCAACGTTCCCAACCAGTGGCAGAGCTGTGAG GCTCTGCGTGTGATGGGCAAACTGATGAGAGAGTGCTGGCATGCCAACCCTGCTGCTCGACTCACTGCTCTGCGGGTCAAGAAAACGGTGTCTCAGCTGTCTGCCATCAAGGATGTCAAAGATTAG
- the cytip gene encoding cytohesin-interacting protein — protein MQSTMNFNGLARQGSQENYILDNTLRKKCSLWYRRSLRGNSDRHRHNTGSLPRECKPKQTHSTSLVDYSDPQRTTIVLEKQDNETFGFEIQTYGLQLKDSSAVEMCTFVRKVKEDSAAESAGLTAGDVIITINGASIEGSSHQQILDLIRESTNSLKMETVCGNVVKQIELEKRMNLLKQSLRDKLVELQALTLQEKRLMRGNLNNSSLHLSMDSSSILSSPTGRCGQRFSSDSSYRSMMTDDSDQASVFDDLCSPSPCSAASPTDDSCFFSRDFPSQNSSGSHHHQSLNRSRSSSLAGSSSSLSPPWDETRISSLFGTLPRKGRKVSVRKHILKLLPGLQRSVEEEEIGTNTQ, from the exons ATGCAGTCCACCATGAATTTCAATGGACTTGCACGCCAGGGAAGCCAAGAGAATTACATTCTGGATAATACTCTGAGGAAGAAATGTTCCCTGTGGTACCGACGTTCACTGAGGGGAAACAGTGATCGACACCGGCACAACACAGGCTCACTGCCTCGAGAATGCAAG CCCAAACAAACCCACTCCACCTCTCTGGTTGATTATTCTGACCCACAAAG GACCACAATTGTTCTGGAAAAACAAGACAATGAAACCTTTGGTTTTGAAATTCAG ACCTATGGCCTGCAGCTGAAGGACAGCTCTGCAGTGGAGATGTGCACGTTTGTGCGCAAAGTGAAGGAGGACAGCGCTGCTGAGAGTGCTGGCCTGACCGCAG GAGATGTTATCATCACTATCAACGGAGCCAGCATTGAAGGATCATCTCATCAGCAGATACTTGATCTGATAAGAGAATCAACCAACAGTCTAAA GATGGAGACTGTATGTGGGAATGTAGTGAAGCAGATAGAGCTGGAGAAGAGGATGAACCTGCTTAAG CAATCACTACGTGACAAATTGGTTGAGCTGCAGGCCCTCACATTACAGGAAAAACGTCTAATGCGAG GTAACTTAAACAACAGCAGCCTCCACCTCTCAATGGACTCTTCTTCGATTCTGAGCTCCCCCACAGGCCGCTGTGGCCAACGTTTTTCTAGTGACAGTAGCTACAGGAGCATGATGACAGATGACAGTGACCAGGCCAGTGTGTTTGACGATCTGTGCTCTCCTAGCCCATGCAGTGCAGCCAGCCCCACAGACGACAGCTGCTTCTTCTCCAGAGATTTTCCCTCACAGAACAGCTCCGGCAGCCATCATCACCAATCCCTCAACCGCTCCAGGAGCTCCAGTTTGgccggcagcagcagctccctctctcctccctgggATGAAACAAGGATCTCCTCCTTGTTTGGCACCCTGCCCCGTAAAGGCAGGAAAGTCAGTGTCCGCAAACACATACTGAAGTTACTTCCTGGACTCCAGCGATCAGTTGAAGAGGAGGAGATAGGAACAAACACTCAGTGA